One genomic segment of Williamwhitmania sp. includes these proteins:
- a CDS encoding dihydrofolate reductase family protein, with protein MGKRMFEEGEVAWAEDLYEADVYVLTHEKREPWVQKGTTTFYFINDGIQSALEKAKQSAKGKDIRIQGGANTIQQYLNAGLVDEFFLHIAPVFFGSGIRLFDGIDKDRYDIQIVEVIPSNLTTHLRYKLVKK; from the coding sequence ATGGGAAAACGAATGTTTGAAGAAGGCGAAGTCGCTTGGGCAGAAGATTTATACGAAGCGGATGTTTATGTGCTGACGCACGAAAAACGGGAGCCTTGGGTTCAAAAGGGGACTACAACTTTTTATTTCATCAACGACGGAATACAAAGTGCATTGGAAAAAGCAAAACAATCAGCCAAAGGAAAGGACATAAGAATACAAGGTGGCGCGAACACTATTCAGCAATATCTCAACGCTGGACTTGTGGACGAATTTTTCCTCCATATTGCCCCTGTTTTTTTTGGAAGTGGTATCCGACTGTTTGACGGAATTGACAAAGACAGATATGATATTCAAATTGTGGAAGTAATACCATCAAACTTGACAACACACTTGAGATACAAATTGGTGAAGAAGTAG
- a CDS encoding SRPBCC family protein, whose translation MSNNSITLHRVLKATPEKVFRAFSDPSAYANWIPPYGFLCSVHHMDFKVGGSYKMSFINFSTGNEQSFGGKFLEIKPNELIKHTDKFDDPNLPGEMTTTFWFNQVSCGTELKILQEGIPPVIPTEMCYLGWQESLDKLKKLVEPVIPDA comes from the coding sequence ATGTCAAACAACAGCATAACACTACACCGAGTGCTAAAAGCAACTCCCGAAAAGGTTTTCCGCGCTTTCTCCGACCCCAGCGCTTATGCCAATTGGATTCCACCATACGGCTTTTTGTGTAGCGTTCACCATATGGACTTTAAGGTAGGTGGCAGCTACAAAATGTCGTTTATAAACTTCTCAACAGGGAATGAGCAATCGTTCGGCGGAAAGTTTTTGGAAATCAAACCCAACGAGCTTATTAAGCACACAGACAAATTTGATGATCCCAACCTACCAGGAGAGATGACAACAACTTTTTGGTTTAACCAGGTGTCTTGTGGAACCGAACTCAAAATTTTACAGGAAGGCATCCCTCCGGTAATACCCACAGAGATGTGCTATTTAGGATGGCAAGAATCGTTAGACAAACTGAAAAAGCTGGTTGAACCTGTAATTCCTGATGCTTGA